A single Mytilus trossulus isolate FHL-02 chromosome 12, PNRI_Mtr1.1.1.hap1, whole genome shotgun sequence DNA region contains:
- the LOC134693243 gene encoding uncharacterized protein LOC134693243, whose product MNSPVKLTGATLSPGRSGQVDVICNKSTTLQVAMNELTFKKEKMQTNDESEPKDLINLSENMTATIYVKIVKFIEEEMTIPTKYGMKQRRQAICADNTACKKMSLWGHSIAEVEDGKYYKIKNVISNNFNDEMWINTCATTKITEIDNYGQVMLDHSLLLNELKQISIGQITVTKSTKCSNQKCMKAIAVTSADPTIKCDTCKMKQRVQNLHKSTKAMINTTDNISYTIFEPQLKSFLEAESQQDLIEDCDSLEDYILNVNNFSVENQPE is encoded by the exons ATGAATTCACCAGTAAAGTTGACAGGTGCAACTTTAAGCCCTGGCCGTTCGGGCCAAGTTGACGTGATTTGCAACAAATCAACAACACTGCAAGTGGCAATGAATGAATTAACATTCAAGAAGGAAAAGATGCAAACAAATGACGAATCCGAACCAAAAGATTTAATCAACTTGTCTGAAAACATGACC GCCACAATTTAtgtcaaaattgtcaaatttatagaGGAGGAAATGACAATTCCAACAAAATATGGGATGAAACAGAGAAGACAAGCAATCTGCGCTGACAACACTGCCTGCAAAAAAATGTCCTTGTGGGGACATTCAATTGCTGAGGTAGAGGAtggcaaatattacaaaataaaaaatgttatttccaACAATTTCAATGATGAAATGTGGATCAATACCTGTGCCACCACCAAGATCACAGAGATAGACAATTATGGTCAAGTAATGTTGGATCATTCCTTGCTGCTAAATGAACTAAAACAGATTAGTATTGGACAAATAACTGTCACTAAGTCGACAAAATGCAGTAACCAAAAATGCATGAAGGCCATTGCTGTAACCAGTGCTGACCCAACAATCAAATGTGACACCTGCAAAATGAAGCAGAGAGTGCAAAATCTTCACAAATCAACCAAAGCAATGATAAACACAACCGACAACATTTCTTACACAATCTTTGAACCCCAGTTAAAGTCTTTCCTAGAAGCAGAATCTCAACAGGACCTCATAGAGGATTGTGACAGTCTAGAGGATTATATACTGAATGTCAAcaacttttcagtcgaaaatcAACCAGAATAA